The following nucleotide sequence is from Acetivibrio cellulolyticus CD2.
TTTAATAAAAACAAATTTCTGAGGCCATTTATCTGCATATTTTAAGATTGCTTCATAGACAATATTTCCACCTGCATCTGCGTTTGGCATTGTTACTAAAGTCTTTAGATTTGTTTCCATCAACGCCTCTAAAATCTCATTTATCTGCTCACCTGCCTGATGGTAATCATCTGTAGTAACTGGATGATAGGTCATCAAAGCAATCTCTTCCTTTGCAAAGTTTACTCCAGTAAAGTCGTTCAATTCCTTTATCGGCATTTTCTCAATTGAGATTATATTTTCTATGCCTAATGCTCCAACGGTAAAAACCCTATCTATTCTCTCCCCCATTTGCACAATTCTATTTGCATATTCTTTAATGGATGGAAAATGCAGGGCTGCCATCTTGGTTATCGAATGCCTGATAACTTCGTCTATTGCCCCAGCTGTAGCTTCCCCTCCGTGTATATGTGCTATAGGAATCCTGTGCATTACTGCAGCCATACAGGCCGACCACAGCTCAAATCTGTCTCCTAAAACAATAAGAACATCATAATTATTTTGAGAAAAATGCTCCGAAAATCCATTAAGCCCTTCAGCTATAGCCTTACATATATCATTTGGAGTATCTCCACTCTGATTCATATCGATTTCACATGATATTTCAATACCATCTTCCAAAATCCTGTCTTTTGTATAACCATGCTTTTGAGACAAGTGCATCCCTGTAACAACCAGGTGTGTCTCAAAAAACACATCTGATTTAAGCCTTTTAATAAGAGGATTAAGAAGTCCGTATTCTGCTCTTGAACCGGTTACAATAGCTACTTTTATACTCATCTTTAGTAATATCCCTTCATAATATCTACAATAGAATGAAGTATTATTTGATGGACAAGTTCCACATATCCATACTTATCAGACGGAACATAAAAATTAAGTTCTCCAAACTGTCTTAAAGGATTTTCCGGAGAAAAGCCCGAAAGAGTTATTACCTTACAATTCAAGCCGATAGCTGACTTGACAGCATTTAATATATTAGGTGATTTGCCAGAACTACTGATTGCAATCAATATATCTCCACTAACTGCAATCATTTCAATAGGTTTTGTAAAAACTTCTTCATACCCGTAATCGTTGCCAATGCAAGTCAAAAGTGTTGCCTCATTAAAGCAGATAGACCTTATACCACCATTTTTAAAATAATCGGTAGAGCTATGACTTGCTATAGCTGCACTTCCGCCATTCCCTATAAACATAAGTTTGTTGCCGTTTTTATGAGCCTCTTGAATTTTTTCTATACTCTGCCGGACTGCTTCATCAAAATCTATTTCATTAAAGCTGCTATCAGTAACAGATATATTCCCGATTACTTCATTAAGTCTGCCTAAATAAACTTTTCCGGACATATGCAAAACCCCTTTAGCTAGTTTGATAGGTATTTAAACCAATCCTTTGTAGCATCTTTAATTGTTTCTACCGTCCACAAAGGTGCTTTTCTCCAATAGTCTATATTTTTTAAAACCTCATTAACACCTTCATCGAAAGTTACATTCGGTTTCCAACCCAGCTGTTTTCTTATTTTTGTTGTATCTGCAAACGTACAATCCGGTTCTCCAGGCCTTTTCGGAATATAGGTTATTTCTCCTCCCAGAAGTTCCACTAAGCGGTTAACTGAATACGTACCACCACTCCCAACATTAAAAATCATGTTGGTAATATCGGATTTTGCCGCCGTCACAAAGGCATTTGCTACATCTGTTACATAAGTAAAATCCCGTGTTTGAGTACCATCACCTACTACGGTATATGGTTTTCCTGCAAGCTTCTGTGCCAGGAATACTCCGAATACAGCTCCATAGGTTCCCGAAGTCCTGGATCTTGTTCCATATACATTAAATAGCCTTAGTGAAATAACAGGTAATTTATATAGTTGTCCCCAGTGCATTACCAATTGCTCTCCCATATATTTTGTAAGTGCATAGGGATATTGTGGTTTAGCTTCGGCTGTTTCCGGCGTCGGATAAACTTCAGGAATACCATAACAGGATGATGATGCAGAATATACAAAACGCTTTATCCCACACTTTCGTGAAGCCTCCAGTACAGAAAAAGTGCCATCAACATTTGACCTGAAATATTTTTCAGGCTCCTGAATGGAAGGTACAATATCAGCTACAGCAGCAAGATGGAAAACCCAATCTATATCTTTGAAATATGGCGTAATACTTCTTTCATCAGTTATATCCGCTTCAACTATCTTCAAATCAGGATTTCCTTTTTGGTGTTCAAGGTTTTCAGGTCTACCAGTTATAAAGTTATCTATAACTGTCACATTATGCCCTTCCAAAAGAAGCCTGTCCACTATATGTGATCCTATAAAACCACAACCACCTGTCACAATCGCCTTCATTATGCAATCACCCCAGTTTTTTTATAGTAAACAAATCACCTATTAAATTTTTCTTAGTGCTGAAAACTTTTAATACAAGAAAGCTAATAAAATTTGTATCAGAAAACAAATCGAACAGTTTATTTTATATTACTACTATAATATTATTTTAGATAAAAAAAAAGCCCCTTTTTAATGGAAGCTTAAAATAATTTACTATCACAATAATTGATATAGTTCTGTGCTTAACCTATACTATGCTTAAACACGCTACATCTGCTTCTCAATCTTGTCGGCAACTTCGCTAATTACCCTACTTAATAAAGCCTCATAAGTTAGATTTTGAAATATTTTTTTCTTCCCATTATCTATAATTTCCTGCCTCTTTTCTGGATTTGCGAGATAATAGTCAACTTTTTCATATAAATCTTCTTTATTGTAATACAATATAATTTCATTTCCCTCATCTAAAAGCATACGTATATTAGCCGAATCATATTCCTCTGGTATATAGGGGCCCAAGTAAAAACTATTACTTAGAATTGTCTCAAACACTCTTGGGTGTGTTGAAATATGCTGATTTGTACCAATNNNNNNNNNNNNNNNNNNNNNNNNNNNNNNNNNNNNNNNNNNNNNNNNNNNNNNNNNNNNNNNNNNNNNNNNNNNNNNNNNNNNNNNNNNNNNNNNNNNNCATAGCTATTTACATACAACATTATACGAACATTAAAAAGAGGCTGAAACCCGCACAACTAAAGGGGTTTATTGCCTCTTTATTTCTTTTCAACTGTCGAAAATGAGATATTATTTTAGATAAAAAAAAGCCCCTTTTTAATGGAAGCTTAAAATAATTTACTATCAAAATAATTGATATAGCTCTGTGCTTAACCTATACTATGCTTAAACACGCTACATCTGCTTCTCAATCTTGTCGGCAACTTCGCTAATTACCCTACTTAATAAAGCCTCATAAGTTAGATTTTGAAATATTTTTTTCTTCCCATTATCTATAATTTCCTGCCTCTTTTCTGGATTTGCAAGATAATAGTCAACTTTTTCATATAAATCTTCTTTATTGTAATACAATATAATTTCATTTCCCTCATCTAAAAGCATACGTATATTAGCCGAATCATATTCCTCTGGTATATAGGGGCCCAAGTAAAAACTATTACTTAGAATTGTCTCAAACACTCTTGGGTGTGTTGAAATATGCTGATTTGTACCAATCACTATTTTGGATGCATTAATAATTCTAGACAAAACCTCTCCATTTTCTGCAATTCCACATGCATATTTCTTTAGAACGGGATGGTTTACCCACTCATTTCCCCACAATTTCATATTATAACCTTTTTGATGCAACCACTCCAAAGGCACAGACCTGAGTATTCGCCTTACTACCTCCTCCATAAACATAGTCATAAAATAATCAAAATTTAATTTATCCATGGTTATACCAAAGCTAGCAAGCCAACGCAAAACTATTTCTCTGTTAGGCTCTATCCCTTGCAAAAACTCACCTTCCATAACCCTTGAATACACTTCTTCATAAGCTGATACCACTGCTTTTTTCAGTATTTCAAATCCATCTCCTCCAGAGCACCTATCCAGAAAACTTTGAAGACCTAGCAAAGGGTTGCCAGCATTGGAGAAAACACATATATCAGTACTATATTTTTGTCTCTCATCCTCTGTTAATTCATAAAACTTATAAATATCTGCATTTACTGCCATAGGTGCTGTTATAAGCTGTTCATTTGGGTATCCTAAACTTAAGAATTCCCTACATGAGAAAAAAGCATTCATAATAAAATCCATATTTTTGATTTTTTTAGCAGACTCAGACGACATGATATGTGGCATTGGATCTTGTACCCAACTTATATATGCTATATTATCATGAAAAATAGCTCCATATTCCCATCTGAAATGATCAATAGAAAACATTAAATCTGGCTTAAACTCATTAAGTAACTCCAGGTAATCCGAGCGTGTTATTTTATGTATATCCGATTTTTCTATTAAAACCTTGTTCTCAATACCTAGCTTGTCACAAGCCTTGGCACAATCTCTTATATAATACTTTAAAGCTGTTGTAAACCTTGAGGTAACAAATACAATTTTTAGTTTATGCTGTCTAAACCTTTCAACTAAAATTCCTTTTTCCAACTTGTTATAATATTCGTATACCAACTCATGCAGATCATTAATTTTGTTTATATTCCTCTTTAATTTTCCTTCTATATATTTGTAAAATTCATCTTGACCAGTAATATTTAATACTAGATCAGGCAAATGAACCTGTGAGTCAGAAAACCATTCATCTGCTTCGTCCCTTCCCATTAGAAAAACTGACCTTTCATCCTCCAATATCTTTGTAAAATCTACAACTTGAAGATAATTAACAAACTCATTAAAGCTATCGTAATAAAAATATATAGGTATTTTAGCTGTAAGAACCGGATAGGGATCTTCCGTCTTTTCCATGCAAGCAATCATCTGTTTCTCTTTATACTCATTTCTGAAAATAATAACTTTTTTGGGCTGTAACATATTAACATCTTTTATCATATGATTTTGATCAAGATATGAAACAAATCTATCTTCTTCTTGGTCATATATGAAAAAAACATGATCATCATAAGGCAGAAATCTATAGCTAAGTTCTGAAAAGTCAGGAAATTCCCTTGGCTTAAAGTATTTATAGTTAGCTAGTGCTGTAACATTCTTTTTATACATTTCTCTAAACTCACTGACATTAGGAGAATAGAACGACTCCAATACTATTTTAGCCACTTCATCTTTGTTGAAATTTAACTGATGACACTTTTTGAAAGCATATAATGATAATGAATACATATTTTGTGAAAGCAAAAATAGAGCTATTTCAAATATTATAGCTCCATTTTCACAGCCACTTGTTAGTAAAATGTCTTTCAATATGTCATATCCTTTAGAATCTCTATTCTCAATTTTGTTAATAGCTTCTAAAAGCATTTCGTTTATATTAAGTTCCATACCTCAAGGTTTCTCCTATCCTCATAAGTGAATACTCAATAACATAAGATATATAAATCTAGACAAAATTAACGTGTTTAGGTGGATGTGACACTTTCCAGAGAAATTCATTTATCGAATGTGTTTTACAATTTGAGTAGCAACCCTTTACATCAATCTGTTTTATTTTTTCAACTACATCCCAATACTTCTCACTTTCAATTATCTCCTTAAATGAGTTTTTCGTAAGATCCCCCATACAGTATTCATTTTCCTTATATTCAAAAAACATACCACATGGGTATAACTTACCATCTCCACTGGAATAAAGTAAAAACGGCGTACCAAGACACGTTTCATAGCATCGCTGACCTTCGTTTGTAATATGCTGCCATTTAATTATAACATCATATTTTTCACTGCTAATACTTTCAGCTTCTCTCAGAATGCTCTCAAAATTTTTATATGAAGAAAGTTTTTCGTATATACCCAAATTTGATTCTTTTGTATCACTACATTGCTTAACAACCAAATAGTCAACTCCTAGCTCTTCTCCAAGTTTAGCCAATGGAACAACCTGGTCAACGTTTGAAGGTGTCAATACCATTTGCAAGCCTACAGTTGTTTGTAACTGGTATTTTCTCTTAACACCTACACAGAACTTTATTTTTTCGATAACTTTTTCAAAATCACTACTTCTGTGTATCCTTTTATATGCCTCGAAAGATGCGGCACTTATATTAAACCTTATCCAAGTCAGGTGCTTTAATGCTTCCACTCCAGCCTCTCCAGTATCATATAAAATACCATTCGTTCCCAAAGATATATCTACCCCTGACTTTTTCCCCAGCACAATAGCCTCGTAAACATGAGGATTTAAAAGCGGTTCACCTTCACCTATAAAAGCCATTGAACGGACACCTATCTCACCTGCATCCTTTACATATCTTAATAGAGCTTCTTTCTGGAAATAGCTATCTTTTCCGCCTTTATAATGGTTTCCTTGAAGGCTTCCAAAACAATATTCACAATGTATATTACAGCCCTTGCTTAAACCTACATCAATATGAATCGGTGCAATTCTTTTACCCTGTACCCAATCATTCACTCTATCTAGATGCCATAGCATTTTATTGCTGCCCATCAAGTATTTATCCATATCAAGCCCTCCTAAAAGTTATCTTTAATATACTTGCAATAGTCCGCTACCGCTTCCTGCCATGGTCTTAAACTCTTTATTTTGCTTGATTTTAGAGGGGTATTCGTATTCTTTATTCCTATGCTTTGAAAACTCTTATGTGAAACCTTCTCTAATTCAACTTCCACTTCCAGATTACTAAATATTTCTTTCATTAAGTCATAAATCGAAGCTGCGCCTTGGTTTGACAGGTGGTATAACCCATAGGGCATTTCATTTTCTATTATTTCTTTTACTGCTTTTGCTATATCGATACTATAGGAGGGTGAAGTTATTACATCACAGGATACCTTTAGCTTCTCTCCCTGATTTAGTGCTTTATCCAGCATTCTTTCAACAAATTGGTTATTTTTATTAGAAGGTCCAAATAATATTGGTAGCCTGAAGATGTAATGTCTATGAGCAATATTGCTTACAAAACAGTCCCCACCATATTTTGTAAGACCATATACATTTAATGGGCAAGGTCTATCAGCTTCTATAAAAAAGTTTCCAGGTTCATTATCTTTAAATACACACTCTGTACTGAAATTCACCAGCAAAAATTCAAACTTATTTGATAGTTCAGCTAAAAGCTTTGGATATAGAGAATTAATCCTAAGACTTCTTTCGGGGTTTCTCTCGCAATCATCTATTCCCTGTGCTGCAACAGTATTGATGACAATATCAGGCTTGTAATTATCTATGAGAGAAGTAACTCCTTCAAAGTCAGCTACATTAAAGTTTTCGCTATTCTTGCCTATTATATTATAACTTTTGGCTAGCTCAGAGTTTAAAGCTGTTCCCACCTTTCCTCTTTCACCCAATAGTAATATTGACTTCATATTTTATCTCCTCTGTTACTGCTCATGTAAATTATAAAAGCTCTTTTGATCGGCACTCTCTTCTATATCAAATTTATAAATATTTCTAAGTCTATCCACTAACATTTCTAGTATATTTCTGATAAAACCCTCATAGGTGTATTTTTCTAAAACACTTGCCGTACCTAATTCAATAATCTCACTTCTTTTTGGTGAATTATTCAAACAGTAATCTATCTTATTAAACATGTCATCTTTGCCGTCAAATAATAACATCTCCTTGTTTTCTATAAAAAAGCTTTTTATTTTTGAAGTATCAATATCCCCTGGTATGGATCGGCCTATATACATACAATTGCTCAAAATCACTTCAAAATACCTATAGTGCATTGATATATACGGGCTTAATCCCAGTCCTATTTTTGAAGAATTATAAATTTTTGATACCTCTTCTCCATTGCTTGCACTTCCCATAGAGTATTTAGATAATATTGGATGGTCACTCCAGCTTTTTCCCCAGAGTTTAAATTTATATTTACTTTCATCAAGCCATTCTAAGGGAACAGATATGTGCATATTGTACTCAATTTCGAATCTGAATATATATAGCATCCATTCAATTTCTTTATCACTTAATGTACTTAACAATGTCCCACCTAAGCACTTATTTAATATTTCCATATATTTTTGATTAGAGTAGGCGTATTTTCCCTGCCTGCACACATCATACAGCATAGAGAACGCATCCTTTAGCCTTTTAATTATAATGTCATTTTCTTGCCGATCTCGAGAAGACACTAAAGTAATTAAACTTTCATAACCGTAATAAGCATTTCCCCCATTAGCTATATAGGTTATATCAGTTGAATACTTATTAATTTCTTCATCATTTAATTTATAATATTTGTATATTCTATGATTAACAGGAATTGTATACTTGATTATTTTGCCTTCTGGATAACCTAGTTCATCAAACTCCTTATAACTTGTATACGGACTAATTATAAAGTTCAAGTCACCTAGCTTCGAAGGGGAGTTAACATCCATTATTTGAGGCAATGGATCCTGTATCCATGTTATAAAAATTA
It contains:
- a CDS encoding glycosyltransferase, translating into IGTNQHISTHPRVFETILSNSFYLGPYIPEEYDSANIRMLLDEGNEIILYYNKEDLYEKVDYYLANPEKRQEIIDNGKKKIFQNLTYEALLSRVISEVADKIEKQM
- a CDS encoding SDR family oxidoreductase, with protein sequence MKSILLLGERGKVGTALNSELAKSYNIIGKNSENFNVADFEGVTSLIDNYKPDIVINTVAAQGIDDCERNPERSLRINSLYPKLLAELSNKFEFLLVNFSTECVFKDNEPGNFFIEADRPCPLNVYGLTKYGGDCFVSNIAHRHYIFRLPILFGPSNKNNQFVERMLDKALNQGEKLKVSCDVITSPSYSIDIAKAVKEIIENEMPYGLYHLSNQGAASIYDLMKEIFSNLEVEVELEKVSHKSFQSIGIKNTNTPLKSSKIKSLRPWQEAVADYCKYIKDNF
- a CDS encoding glycosyltransferase family protein, which translates into the protein MELNINEMLLEAINKIENRDSKGYDILKDILLTSGCENGAIIFEIALFLLSQNMYSLSLYAFKKCHQLNFNKDEVAKIVLESFYSPNVSEFREMYKKNVTALANYKYFKPREFPDFSELSYRFLPYDDHVFFIYDQEEDRFVSYLDQNHMIKDVNMLQPKKVIIFRNEYKEKQMIACMEKTEDPYPVLTAKIPIYFYYDSFNEFVNYLQVVDFTKILEDERSVFLMGRDEADEWFSDSQVHLPDLVLNITGQDEFYKYIEGKLKRNINKINDLHELVYEYYNKLEKGILVERFRQHKLKIVFVTSRFTTALKYYIRDCAKACDKLGIENKVLIEKSDIHKITRSDYLELLNEFKPDLMFSIDHFRWEYGAIFHDNIAYISWVQDPMPHIMSSESAKKIKNMDFIMNAFFSCREFLSLGYPNEQLITAPMAVNADIYKFYELTEDERQKYSTDICVFSNAGNPLLGLQSFLDRCSGGDGFEILKKAVVSAYEEVYSRVMEGEFLQGIEPNREIVLRWLASFGITMDKLNFDYFMTMFMEEVVRRILRSVPLEWLHQKGYNMKLWGNEWVNHPVLKKYACGIAENGEVLSRIINASKIVIGTNQHISTHPRVFETILSNSFYLGPYIPEEYDSANIRMLLDEGNEIILYYNKEDLYEKVDYYLANPEKRQEIIDNGKKKIFQNLTYEALLSRVISEVADKIEKQM
- a CDS encoding D-sedoheptulose-7-phosphate isomerase; this translates as MSGKVYLGRLNEVIGNISVTDSSFNEIDFDEAVRQSIEKIQEAHKNGNKLMFIGNGGSAAIASHSSTDYFKNGGIRSICFNEATLLTCIGNDYGYEEVFTKPIEMIAVSGDILIAISSSGKSPNILNAVKSAIGLNCKVITLSGFSPENPLRQFGELNFYVPSDKYGYVELVHQIILHSIVDIMKGYY
- the neuC gene encoding UDP-N-acetylglucosamine 2-epimerase translates to MSIKVAIVTGSRAEYGLLNPLIKRLKSDVFFETHLVVTGMHLSQKHGYTKDRILEDGIEISCEIDMNQSGDTPNDICKAIAEGLNGFSEHFSQNNYDVLIVLGDRFELWSACMAAVMHRIPIAHIHGGEATAGAIDEVIRHSITKMAALHFPSIKEYANRIVQMGERIDRVFTVGALGIENIISIEKMPIKELNDFTGVNFAKEEIALMTYHPVTTDDYHQAGEQINEILEALMETNLKTLVTMPNADAGGNIVYEAILKYADKWPQKFVFIKNMGQKAYISAMNCARLMIGNSSSGIIEAAWFKLPVVNIGDRQAGRYRTKNIIDCTCKKEDILRSIDIAMSLDFKEYLKDIENPYGDGKTAERIASVLKSINFNDKETLLKKEFKTLK
- a CDS encoding radical SAM/SPASM domain-containing protein, encoding MDKYLMGSNKMLWHLDRVNDWVQGKRIAPIHIDVGLSKGCNIHCEYCFGSLQGNHYKGGKDSYFQKEALLRYVKDAGEIGVRSMAFIGEGEPLLNPHVYEAIVLGKKSGVDISLGTNGILYDTGEAGVEALKHLTWIRFNISAASFEAYKRIHRSSDFEKVIEKIKFCVGVKRKYQLQTTVGLQMVLTPSNVDQVVPLAKLGEELGVDYLVVKQCSDTKESNLGIYEKLSSYKNFESILREAESISSEKYDVIIKWQHITNEGQRCYETCLGTPFLLYSSGDGKLYPCGMFFEYKENEYCMGDLTKNSFKEIIESEKYWDVVEKIKQIDVKGCYSNCKTHSINEFLWKVSHPPKHVNFV
- a CDS encoding SDR family oxidoreductase, with the protein product MKAIVTGGCGFIGSHIVDRLLLEGHNVTVIDNFITGRPENLEHQKGNPDLKIVEADITDERSITPYFKDIDWVFHLAAVADIVPSIQEPEKYFRSNVDGTFSVLEASRKCGIKRFVYSASSSCYGIPEVYPTPETAEAKPQYPYALTKYMGEQLVMHWGQLYKLPVISLRLFNVYGTRSRTSGTYGAVFGVFLAQKLAGKPYTVVGDGTQTRDFTYVTDVANAFVTAAKSDITNMIFNVGSGGTYSVNRLVELLGGEITYIPKRPGEPDCTFADTTKIRKQLGWKPNVTFDEGVNEVLKNIDYWRKAPLWTVETIKDATKDWFKYLSN